The following are encoded in a window of Vespula pensylvanica isolate Volc-1 chromosome 2, ASM1446617v1, whole genome shotgun sequence genomic DNA:
- the LOC122626977 gene encoding uncharacterized protein LOC122626977 isoform X5, with the protein MTGSTSSEGLRPQETSPIPTRNTLFSHDSFVEGRDQHHQPRRKMTPLPPSGTPIQLTPLWEHVVRTRRFPSEIDTRLIFVEISERLRDPEWEVRQHALRVLMDVMPTLSGEIVDEVMQPVVPELLNNLGHAAPAVRKGALDALRVYLVHSLDRERIVKNIFRDGFNRRDVQDVFQTNLITGVILSAPSLLFPSSSGSRPSKDIVKYVTFSLASRLTQVAYQEAILKSLMKIRETIGAGEFDDIISGCDGELKKHLEVLCKVYNVKPSKKSQTKISSDRKEVNKLDEVGPTREQIWDSDSDTSGIAEEEDEIVNGQMPPARVVLETEIKFNEETAITMTILEEKATNSEEDEEGEESGTDVRNETEITSERNDTRKKTPRRVHFGGEIVKLRTPDSDDTESVVVASSKTRIPLPVSPATKMPLERSRRRSISQPNSPHFARRNTNRMSRSLSSSPKREIYTHNADLSPKKGILTRTNSPLFVIEPIDRQLDDKRDKRNDKYAEMSTRSGSPKLKNDDDSSRSSLRVNSIEENFDIEKLPDDIKKEKDHRKDKEDSKNVKEDKPLFRSFSVPSIRSIESNYESKDLERIKVLKEQERKKSFSNNVEELSSINNQANLTLYHESANDTKAFSSIFDTKVNNRAVSIESNHENLDDIERSFDVTSKIDEKIKDNVAVGTTSGLKSNERESTNALRKIHSSKTFKRERDSRSPTKIVDSENIVTSRKYNEPEEIRRTKTSHAVENGNLTRAVGDNKKESKSQEPSWEELGLVNRDVLDDLHNKEDWRARVRGLERVASALRTPSALIAIESRLGSLLHAVLGGERSCRVAAAGLAVAKIVVAGVTENALKRKLPQLAWGLARQGGPSAAQLARIAMLRLKPAYLLEQFLQPQCLGARNAKTRENALQLLIFSFVTFPSTEFKVETVAHKVALMVGDRRRRVRQAALDALAVLAQIYEPEEVLRAGKRASASRHDGEAMFSAIRSRLARKSLPLVSADGLVVYGLQISPTVQIATGNRPDVDWIVAGSGSVSPGTGRSKRQIATAKPDRGNFLRNRNAKKYGSPWTNRQNLFARGIALRPANEKPVVWQILPQNQSRFHTKKNLFWKVHLEKKVRTRDDTFSCSNEVQGLEGRIDDIVNDNDGHPRASRDNQNTNASSKGTSINLNRRETAQINNLDDNGNVRSIAKENLNFQDDRACRPLSQESSAIKLESKIPIFFSRGMTSTKINDQASNLSSGHSYDQVNVKLRKKIVYNSDNKNSVFKARSKNIGLETTYQRRKRLQQDATSPISLLDNQVTNRTSDSGNNTYRPLSCTINSKYTEESQENISDEQNVMSKVVSQEHPPKVLVNKRYSRSSDGHLRFPRTSSVERPHPISEIDQQSKLPTFETSNPVYQRQRQFVTEPSFKTLKTVNTSYARTYQDVENSNEETLVDHTSFGQPRIDRRTNEATSQQRTEPEEISSNARTDDGMFVNSPFRRRIRSLSPSQLYHQEQFVDMAFKDLQGVSMYDIDKAPVNVEECNDRKNKDYYLSETNIYPAQTLNNEELFHEDYERKTRRTRSADSTSSDLSASDSNDRRRNRSTLRSLLEGRDRDESDNNSIGIPISQSENIEKAFDVISDKSQERNSVDSYVLTMKESDASTESTSTSTEDETSKDWSSEEGIKSRNNQTILSKREELVKNDNDSNLNSESSDAVDKAKNKTELRRKSIVTIISDEDILMNELLVSSGESLEINYRIDRRLHDTPTISSPEHSKVIVKSESEFINSMVCNDYLNVFGSPRRDLRSSNLSPIFNKEVNEILRDVKEEVPSVFLDQSVTYQTLETRKPDRLDDAIESATTLLNKTSEYIDNSRNIESKMDWSVSEDIAKENTTNIAFTKIPVPSESFTKLDEIRDKHIENKEAPAILKIEKQPAENTENVRKMSSRVLRSTTKSRNISNKSSMNQHSEKVIDKQKPIVQQCFNQLESKDWEVTIKGLKSLSQLAKQHPEYLDLNIGGTIGRLLGRHIKNLRSQVSRAACIAAGDIFSCQIRGIDQDIDDIVGPLLHRTADTNRFLRADSNAALDRMVESLPPHKTIGIIVYRGANHQNAIVRAATARLLLSIVDRIGAEHAMMLPRDVRDKLLGSGAKLLMDGNLDARNHAKKIFRRLMNCEGFQKALTDAVPETTLRHIDKTLKSL; encoded by the exons ATGACAGGATCGACGAGCTCGGAGGGCCTGCGGCCCCAGGAAACCTCACCTATTCCTACAAGAAACACATTGTTTTCTCACGATTCTTTCGTCGAGGGACGAGATCAGCATCATCAGCCACGTCGGAAAATGACTCCGTTACCACCGAGCGGTACGCCGATACAGCTAACTCCTCTTTGGGAACACGTG GTTCGTACGAGAAGATTTCCATCGGAGATCGATACACGATTGATATTCGTCGAGATATCGGAAAGATTGCGAGATCCAGAATGGGAAGTACGGCAACACGCTCTTCGCGTTCTTATGGACGTGATGCCGACTCTGTCCGGCGAAATCGTGGACGAGGTAATGCAACCGGTGGTACCAGAACTGTTAAATAATTTAGGTCATGCAGCACCAGCCGTTCGTAAGGGCGCCTTGGACGCTTTGAGAGTATACCTCGTACATAGTCTCGACAGAGAAAGGATCGTGAAAAAT ATATTTCGGGATGGTTTTAACCGACGAGACGTTCAGGACGTGTTTCAAACTAATCTGATCACAGGAGTGATCCTCAGTGCACCATCCTTGCTATTCCCATCGTCGAGTGGTTCTCGTCCTAGCAAGGACATCGTCAAATACGTCACCTTCTCTTTGGCCTCTCGTTTGACCCAGGTGGCCTATCAGGAAGCTATTCTAAAGTCATTGATGAAGATTCGCGAGACTATAGGCGCGGGAGAATTCGACGACATCATTTCTGGTTGCGACGGTGAACTGAAAAAACATTTGGAAGTTCTCTGCAAGGTTTACAACGTTAAACCGAGCAAGAAGAGCCAAACGAAGATATCGTCGGATAGGAAGGAAGTTAACAAATTAGACGAGGTTGGGCCTACTCGTGAACAAATTTGGGATAGCGACAGTGATACGTCAGGGATtgccgaagaagaagatgaaattgTTAATGGACAGATGCCACCGGCTCGAGTGGTTTTGGAAACGGAAATAAAGTTCAACGAAGAGACAGCCATCACTATGACcattctcgaagaaaaagcTACGAACAGcgaagaggacgaggaggGCGAAGAAAGTGGCACCGACGTAAGAAACGAAACTGAAATAACGAGCGAACGTAAcgatacaagaaaaaagaccCCTAGACGTGTACATTTTGGTGGTGAAATCGTTAAATTAAGGACACCCGATAGCGACGATACCGAATCGGTTGTCGTAGCTTCCTCGAAAACTAGGATACCCCTTCCAGTCTCGCCAGCCACAAAGATGCCATTGGAACGGTCACGTCGAAGATCTATATCGCAGCCCAACAGTCCTCATTTCGCTAGACGCAATACCAATAGAATGTCCAGATCACTTTCCAGTAGTCctaagagagaaatttatacaCATAATGCTGATCTCAGCCCGAAAAAGGGTATTCTTACGAGAACGAACAGTCCTCTTTTCGTTATCGAGCCGATCGATCGTCAGCTTGATGATAAGAGAGATAAACGTAACGATAAGTACGCAGAAATGTCGACTCGATCGGGATCaccaaaattaaaaaacgacgacgactcgAGTCGATCTTCGCTTCGAGTTAATTCCattgaagaaaatttcgatatcgaaAAGTTGCCCGACGATattaagaaggaaaaggatcaTCGAAAGGATAAGGAAGATTCGAAGAACGTTAAGGAAGATAAACCATTGTTTCGATCGTTCAGCGTTCCATCCATTAGATCGATAGAAAGTAATTACGAATCGAAAGATTTGGAGAGAATAAAAGTTCtcaaagaacaagaaagaaagaaatctttttcgaataatGTCGAAGAACTTTCTTCGATAAACAATCAAGCTAATCTTACCCTATATCACGAAAGTGCTAACGATACGAAAgcattttcatcgatatttgaTACGAAAGTCAATAATAGAGCTGTCTCGATAGAATCGAATCATGAGAATCTCGACGATATTGAACGATCGTTTGACGTTACttcgaaaatcgatgaaaagataaaggatAACGTTGCCGTAGGCACTACGTCAGgattaaaatcgaacgaacgtgaATCGACTAATGCCTTACGAAAGATTCACAGTTCGAAAACTTTCAAACGAGAACGTGATTCACGTTCGCCAACAAAGATTGTTGATTCCGAGAATATAGTGACTTCACGTAAATATAATGAACCTGAGGAAATACGAAGAACTAAAACGAGTCATGCAGTGGAAAACGGAAACTTGACGCGTGCAGTGGGCgacaacaagaaagaaagtaaatcaCAGGAACCAAGTTGGGAAGAATTGGGATTGGTTAATCGTGACGTTTTGGATGACCTACATAACAAG GAGGATTGGCGTGCTCGCGTAAGAGGTCTCGAAAGAGTAGCATCGGCATTACGGACACCCTCAGCTCTAATCGCGATAGAGTCGCGATTAGGATCACTTTTGCATGCTGTACTTGGCGGCGAAAGGAGCTGCCGCGTAGCGGCTGCTGGTTTAGCAGTTGCAAAG ATCGTCGTTGCTGGTGTCACCGAAAATGCGCTAAAACGAAAATTGCCTCAACTCGCTTGGGGCCTGGCAAGACAAGGTGGTCCTAGTGCTGCTCAACTTGCGAGAATTGCTATGCTCAGATTAAAACCTGCTTATCTCTTGGAACAATTTTTGCAACCTCAATGTCTCGGGGCTAGAAATGCTAAG aCGAGAGAGAACGCATTGCAGTTGTTGATCTTCTCTTTCGTCACTTTTCCCAGTACGGAGTTTAAAGTCGAGACGGTGGCACATAAGGTTGCTCTTATGGTGGGTGATCGACGTCGTAGGGTACGACAAGCTGCTCTCGATGCTTTGGCTGTTTTGGCACAGATTTACGAACCCGAG GAGGTTCTACGAGCAGGGAAAAGAGCATCGGCCAGTAGGCACGACGGTGAGGCCATGTTTTCAGCTATAAGATCTCGTCTAGCTAGAAAATCATTGCCTTTGGTCTCTGCCGACGGTTTGGTCGTCTACGGTTTACAAATTTCACCGACCGTTCAAATTGCTACCGGtaatc GACCTGACGTTGATTGGATCGTAGCCGGAAGTGGTTCGGTTTCACCTGGTACAGGACGTAGCAAACGTCAAATCGCAACGGCCAAACCCGATAGAGGAAATTTTTTGAG AAATAGGAATGCAAAAAAGTATGGCAGTCCATGGACAAACAGACAAAATTTGTTTGCACGTGGTATCGCTTTACGTCCCGCGAACGAGAAACCTGTAGTATGGCAAATATTACCTCAAAATCAg tCGCGGTTtcatacgaagaaaaatctcttttgGAAAGTTCACTTAGAGAAAAAGGTAAGGACGCGG GACGATACTTTCTCCTGCTCAAACGAAGTTCAAGGATTGGAAGGACGAATCGACGATATCGTTAATGACAATG ATGGTCATCCACGTGCGAGTCGAGACAATCAGAATACGAATGCATCGAGCAAGGGAACGtctataaatttaaatcgtCGAGAAACGGCACAAATCAACAATCTCGATGATAATGGGAACGTTAGATCGATCGCGAAAGAAAACTTGAATTTCCAAGATGACCGTGCATGTCGACCATTGTCTCAAGAAAGTTCTGCCATTAAACTGGAATCCAAAATTccgatatttttctctcgaggAATGACCAGTACAAAGATAAACGATCAAGCTTCTAATCTTTCGTCCGGTCATAGTTATGATCAAGTAAACGttaagttaagaaaaaagatagtttACAATTCGGATAACAAAAATAGCGTTTTTAAAGCGCGGAGTAAAAATATAgg ATTAGAGACGACGTATCAACGACGAAAACGTCTTCAACAAGATGCCACTTCTCCTATTAGTTTATTGGATAACCAAGTAACGAATCGAACTTCTGATTCGGGTAATAATACCTATCGACCTTTATCGTGTACAATAAATTCCAAGTATACCGAGGAGAGTCAAGAAAACATATCGGACGAACAAAATGTTATGTCGAAAGTCGTTTCTCAAGAGCATCCTCCTAAAGTATTAGTCAACAAAAGATATTCAAGAAGTTCTGATGGTCATTTAAGATTTCCAAGGACGAGTTCCGTGGAACGTCCACATCCAATATCTGAAATTGATCAACAATCAAAATTACCAACTTTTGAAAC aTCGAATCCCGTTTATCAACGACAAAGACAATTCGTTACAGAACCGtcatttaaaacattaaaaacagTTAACACTTCGTATGCTCGTACTTATCAAGATGtagaaaattcaaatgaaGAGACATTAGTTGATCATACTTCGTTTGGACAG CCAAGAATAGATCGGAGAACTAACGAGGCAACGAGCCAACAACGTACTGAGCCCGAAGAAATATCATCGAACGCACGAACGGATGATGGTATGTTTGTAAACAGTCCTTTTAGAAGGCGAATACGTTCGTTATCACCGTCACAACTTTATCATCAAGAACAATTCGTCGATATGGCTTTCAAAGATTTGCAAGGAGTTTCCATGTACGATAT AGACAAAGCACCTGTGAACGTAGAGGAATGCaacgatagaaagaataaggattattatttatcagaaACTAACATTTATCCTGCTCAAACTTTAAACAATGAAGAATTATTTCATGAAG attacgaaagaaaaacaagaaggacAAGAAGTGCGGATAGTACATCGTCGGATCTATCAGCGAGTGATTCGAACGACAGAAGAAGAAACCGATCTACATTGCGATCTCTTTTGGAAGGTCGCGATCGAGATGAGAGTGATAATAATAGCATTGGTATTCCGATTTCGCAAAGTGAAAACATCGAGAAAGCTTTCGACGTTATTTCTGATAAATCTCAAGAAAGGAACAGCGTCGATTCTTACGTC TTAACGATGAAAGAATCAGATGCTTCCACCGAATCAACAAGTACTTCAACGGAGGATGAAACCTCGAAGGATTGGAGTAGCGAAGAAGGAATCAAATCGAGAAATAATCAAACGATTTTATCCAAACGAGAGGAATTAGTTAAAAACGATAATGATTCGAATTTAAACAGCGAAAGTTCTGATGCAGTTgacaaagcaaaaaataaaacagaattacgtagaaaatcgatcgttaccATTATTTCGGACGAGGACATTCTTATGAACGAATTATTAGTGTCCTCGGGTGAATCgttggaaattaattatagaattGATAGGAGATTGCACGATACTCCGACGATTTCATCACCCGAACATTCCAAAGTTATAGTCAAATCTGAATcagaatttattaattcaatggTTTGTAATGATTATTTGAACGTATTTGGTTCACCGAGACGAGATCTTCGAAGTTCAAATTTATCACCG ATTTTCAACAAGGAAGTTAATGAAATATTGCGAGATGTGAAGGAAGAAGTTCCTTCCGTGTTTCTCGATCAATCTGTGACTTATCAAACTTTAGAAACAAGAAAGCCTGACAGATTAGACGACGCCATCGAGTCAGCAACAACTTTGTTAAACAAAACTTcagaatatatcgataattctAGAAACATTGAATCCAAAATGGATTGGTCTGTTTCGGAAGATATTGCTAAAGAAAATACTACAAATATTGCGTTTACTAAGATACCTGTCCCTTCAGAAAGTTTCACAAAATTAGACGAAATTAGAGATAAACATATAGAGAATAAGGAGGCGCCTGCGATTCTAAAGATCGAA AAACAACCTGCAGAAAATACAGAAAACGTTAGAAAGATGTCATCTAGGGTACTTCGTAGTACAACGAAATCCAGAaacatttctaataaatcaaGCATGAATCAACATTCGGAAAAAGTAATAGATAAACAGAAACCTATCGTACAGCAGTGTTTCAATCAACTCGAGAGTAAAGACTG gGAAGTAACGATAAAAGGACTTAAATCTTTATCTCAATTGGCTAAACAACATCCTGAATATTTGGATCTTAATATCGGTGGTACGATAGGTCGATTATTAGGTCGTCACATTAAAAATCTTCGTTCGCAAGTATCACGTGCTGCTTGTATAGCTGCAGGCGATATTTTTAGTTGTCAAATTCGTGGTATAGATCAg GATATCGATGATATCGTTGGACCGTTGCTTCATAGAACAGCAGATACGAATCGTTTTCTACGCGCTGATAGTAATGCAGCGTTAGATCGAATGGTCGAATCGCTTCCTCCACATAAAACTATCGGTATTATTGTATATCGTGGTGCAAA tCATCAAAATGCAATTGTAAGAGCAGCCACAgcgagattattattatcgatcgtagaTCGTATTGGAGCTGAACACGCTATGATGTTACCTCGTGATGTTAGAGATAAATTGCTTGGTTCAGGAGCTAAATTATTGATGGACGGAAATTTAGATGCAAG aaatcacGCAAAGAAGATTTTCCGACGATTAATGAATTGTGAGGGTTTTCAAAAAGCTTTGACCGACGCCGTACCAGAAACAACCTTGAGGCATATCGATAAAACTTTGAAATCGCTTTAG